One genomic window of Erinaceus europaeus chromosome 7, mEriEur2.1, whole genome shotgun sequence includes the following:
- the DTX3 gene encoding probable E3 ubiquitin-protein ligase DTX3 isoform X1 — protein sequence MGFPVSFVLSRMAACGGTCKNKVTVSKPVWDFLSKETPARLARLREEHRVSILIDGETSDIYVLQLSPQGPPPAPPNGLYLARKALKGLLKEAEKELKKAQRQGELMGCLALGGGGEHPELHRPGPPSLRAAPFLPPGARGLPPPPPPLPPPLPPRLREEAEEQESTCPICLGEIQNAKTLEKCRHSFCEGCITRALQVKKACPMCGRFYGQLVGNQPQNGRMLVSKDATLLLPSYEKYGTIVIQYVFPPGVQGAEHPNPGVRYPGTTRVAYLPDCPEGNKVLTLFRKAFDQRLTFTIGTSMTTGRPNVITWNDIHHKTSCTGGPQLCDTPSFTFPWLLPFFPFPLMELHQPPSLEAS from the exons GGCTTTCCAG TGTCGTTCGTCCTGTCCAGAATGGCAGCCTGTGGAGGCACCTGCAAGAACAAAGTGACAGTTTCCAAGCCCGTGTGGGACTTCCTGAGCAAGGAGACCCCAGCCCGCCTGGCCAGGCTTCGGGAGGAGCATCGTGTGTCAATCCTCATAGATGGCGAGACTTCTGACATCTATGTCCTCCAGCTTTCCCCCCAgggccctcccccagccccacccaatGGGCTCTACCTGGCCCGGAAAGCTCTCAAGGGGCTGctaaaagaggcagagaaagagctgAAGAAAGCTCAGAGGCAGGGGGAGCTGATGGGCTGCCtggctttggggggtgggggggagcaccCTGAGCTGCACCGCCCAGGCCCACCCTCTCTCAGAGCAGCTCCATTCTTGCCGCCAGGGGCCCGgggcctccccccacctcctcccccactgccccctcctcttcctccccgccTGAGGGAGGAGGCAGAAGAGCAGGAGAGCACCTGCCCCATCTGTCTGGGGGAGATCCAGAATGCCAAGACATTGGAGAAGTGCCGGCACTCATTCTGTGAGGGCTGCATCACCAGGGCCCTGCAGGTGAAGAAGGCCTGCCCCATGTGTGGCCGCTTCTATGGGCAGCTGGTGGGCAACCAGCCCCAAAATGGGCGCATGCTGGTCTCCAAGGACGCCACACTCCTGCTGCCCAGCTACGAGAAGTATGGCACCATCGTCATCCAGTATGTCTTCCCACCCGGTGTCCAGGGG GCTGAACACCCAAACCCAGGAGTCCGGTATCCCGGCACCACACGGGTAGCCTACCTCCCAGACTGCCCCGAGGGCAACAAGGTGCTGACCCTGTTCCGAAAGGCATTCGACCAGCGTCTCACCTTCACTATTGGCACGTCCATGACCACGGGGAGACCGAACGTCATCACCTGGAACGACATCCACCACAAGACCAGCTGCACAGGGGGACCCCAGCTGTGCGACACCCCTTCATTTACCTTCCCTTGGCTCCTACCCTTCTTTCCATTCCCACTGATGGAGCTACATCAACCCCCTTCTCTGGAAGCCTCCTAA
- the DTX3 gene encoding probable E3 ubiquitin-protein ligase DTX3 isoform X3, protein MGFPVSFVLSRMAACGGTCKNKVTVSKPVWDFLSKETPARLARLREEHRVSILIDGETSDIYVLQLSPQGPPPAPPNGLYLARKALKGLLKEAEKELKKAQRQGELMGCLALGGGGEHPELHRPGPPSLRAAPFLPPGARGLPPPPPPLPPPLPPRLREEAEEQESTCPICLGEIQNAKTLEKCRHSFCEGCITRALQVKKACPMCGRFYGQLVGNQPQNGRMLVSKDATLLLPSYEKYGTIVIQYVFPPGVQGAEHPNPGVRYPGTTRVAYLPDCPEGNKVLTLFRKAFDQRLTFTIGTSMTTGRPNVITWNDIHHKTSCTGGPQLFGYPDPTYLTRVQEELRAKGITDD, encoded by the exons GGCTTTCCAG TGTCGTTCGTCCTGTCCAGAATGGCAGCCTGTGGAGGCACCTGCAAGAACAAAGTGACAGTTTCCAAGCCCGTGTGGGACTTCCTGAGCAAGGAGACCCCAGCCCGCCTGGCCAGGCTTCGGGAGGAGCATCGTGTGTCAATCCTCATAGATGGCGAGACTTCTGACATCTATGTCCTCCAGCTTTCCCCCCAgggccctcccccagccccacccaatGGGCTCTACCTGGCCCGGAAAGCTCTCAAGGGGCTGctaaaagaggcagagaaagagctgAAGAAAGCTCAGAGGCAGGGGGAGCTGATGGGCTGCCtggctttggggggtgggggggagcaccCTGAGCTGCACCGCCCAGGCCCACCCTCTCTCAGAGCAGCTCCATTCTTGCCGCCAGGGGCCCGgggcctccccccacctcctcccccactgccccctcctcttcctccccgccTGAGGGAGGAGGCAGAAGAGCAGGAGAGCACCTGCCCCATCTGTCTGGGGGAGATCCAGAATGCCAAGACATTGGAGAAGTGCCGGCACTCATTCTGTGAGGGCTGCATCACCAGGGCCCTGCAGGTGAAGAAGGCCTGCCCCATGTGTGGCCGCTTCTATGGGCAGCTGGTGGGCAACCAGCCCCAAAATGGGCGCATGCTGGTCTCCAAGGACGCCACACTCCTGCTGCCCAGCTACGAGAAGTATGGCACCATCGTCATCCAGTATGTCTTCCCACCCGGTGTCCAGGGG GCTGAACACCCAAACCCAGGAGTCCGGTATCCCGGCACCACACGGGTAGCCTACCTCCCAGACTGCCCCGAGGGCAACAAGGTGCTGACCCTGTTCCGAAAGGCATTCGACCAGCGTCTCACCTTCACTATTGGCACGTCCATGACCACGGGGAGACCGAACGTCATCACCTGGAACGACATCCACCACAAGACCAGCTGCACAGGGGGACCCCAGCT GTTTGGGTACCCAGACCCCACCTACCTGACCCGGGTGCAAGAGGAGCTGAGAGCCAAGGGTATCACAGATGACTGA
- the DTX3 gene encoding probable E3 ubiquitin-protein ligase DTX3 isoform X2 produces MSFVLSRMAACGGTCKNKVTVSKPVWDFLSKETPARLARLREEHRVSILIDGETSDIYVLQLSPQGPPPAPPNGLYLARKALKGLLKEAEKELKKAQRQGELMGCLALGGGGEHPELHRPGPPSLRAAPFLPPGARGLPPPPPPLPPPLPPRLREEAEEQESTCPICLGEIQNAKTLEKCRHSFCEGCITRALQVKKACPMCGRFYGQLVGNQPQNGRMLVSKDATLLLPSYEKYGTIVIQYVFPPGVQGAEHPNPGVRYPGTTRVAYLPDCPEGNKVLTLFRKAFDQRLTFTIGTSMTTGRPNVITWNDIHHKTSCTGGPQLCDTPSFTFPWLLPFFPFPLMELHQPPSLEAS; encoded by the exons A TGTCGTTCGTCCTGTCCAGAATGGCAGCCTGTGGAGGCACCTGCAAGAACAAAGTGACAGTTTCCAAGCCCGTGTGGGACTTCCTGAGCAAGGAGACCCCAGCCCGCCTGGCCAGGCTTCGGGAGGAGCATCGTGTGTCAATCCTCATAGATGGCGAGACTTCTGACATCTATGTCCTCCAGCTTTCCCCCCAgggccctcccccagccccacccaatGGGCTCTACCTGGCCCGGAAAGCTCTCAAGGGGCTGctaaaagaggcagagaaagagctgAAGAAAGCTCAGAGGCAGGGGGAGCTGATGGGCTGCCtggctttggggggtgggggggagcaccCTGAGCTGCACCGCCCAGGCCCACCCTCTCTCAGAGCAGCTCCATTCTTGCCGCCAGGGGCCCGgggcctccccccacctcctcccccactgccccctcctcttcctccccgccTGAGGGAGGAGGCAGAAGAGCAGGAGAGCACCTGCCCCATCTGTCTGGGGGAGATCCAGAATGCCAAGACATTGGAGAAGTGCCGGCACTCATTCTGTGAGGGCTGCATCACCAGGGCCCTGCAGGTGAAGAAGGCCTGCCCCATGTGTGGCCGCTTCTATGGGCAGCTGGTGGGCAACCAGCCCCAAAATGGGCGCATGCTGGTCTCCAAGGACGCCACACTCCTGCTGCCCAGCTACGAGAAGTATGGCACCATCGTCATCCAGTATGTCTTCCCACCCGGTGTCCAGGGG GCTGAACACCCAAACCCAGGAGTCCGGTATCCCGGCACCACACGGGTAGCCTACCTCCCAGACTGCCCCGAGGGCAACAAGGTGCTGACCCTGTTCCGAAAGGCATTCGACCAGCGTCTCACCTTCACTATTGGCACGTCCATGACCACGGGGAGACCGAACGTCATCACCTGGAACGACATCCACCACAAGACCAGCTGCACAGGGGGACCCCAGCTGTGCGACACCCCTTCATTTACCTTCCCTTGGCTCCTACCCTTCTTTCCATTCCCACTGATGGAGCTACATCAACCCCCTTCTCTGGAAGCCTCCTAA
- the DTX3 gene encoding probable E3 ubiquitin-protein ligase DTX3 isoform X4, with translation MSFVLSRMAACGGTCKNKVTVSKPVWDFLSKETPARLARLREEHRVSILIDGETSDIYVLQLSPQGPPPAPPNGLYLARKALKGLLKEAEKELKKAQRQGELMGCLALGGGGEHPELHRPGPPSLRAAPFLPPGARGLPPPPPPLPPPLPPRLREEAEEQESTCPICLGEIQNAKTLEKCRHSFCEGCITRALQVKKACPMCGRFYGQLVGNQPQNGRMLVSKDATLLLPSYEKYGTIVIQYVFPPGVQGAEHPNPGVRYPGTTRVAYLPDCPEGNKVLTLFRKAFDQRLTFTIGTSMTTGRPNVITWNDIHHKTSCTGGPQLFGYPDPTYLTRVQEELRAKGITDD, from the exons A TGTCGTTCGTCCTGTCCAGAATGGCAGCCTGTGGAGGCACCTGCAAGAACAAAGTGACAGTTTCCAAGCCCGTGTGGGACTTCCTGAGCAAGGAGACCCCAGCCCGCCTGGCCAGGCTTCGGGAGGAGCATCGTGTGTCAATCCTCATAGATGGCGAGACTTCTGACATCTATGTCCTCCAGCTTTCCCCCCAgggccctcccccagccccacccaatGGGCTCTACCTGGCCCGGAAAGCTCTCAAGGGGCTGctaaaagaggcagagaaagagctgAAGAAAGCTCAGAGGCAGGGGGAGCTGATGGGCTGCCtggctttggggggtgggggggagcaccCTGAGCTGCACCGCCCAGGCCCACCCTCTCTCAGAGCAGCTCCATTCTTGCCGCCAGGGGCCCGgggcctccccccacctcctcccccactgccccctcctcttcctccccgccTGAGGGAGGAGGCAGAAGAGCAGGAGAGCACCTGCCCCATCTGTCTGGGGGAGATCCAGAATGCCAAGACATTGGAGAAGTGCCGGCACTCATTCTGTGAGGGCTGCATCACCAGGGCCCTGCAGGTGAAGAAGGCCTGCCCCATGTGTGGCCGCTTCTATGGGCAGCTGGTGGGCAACCAGCCCCAAAATGGGCGCATGCTGGTCTCCAAGGACGCCACACTCCTGCTGCCCAGCTACGAGAAGTATGGCACCATCGTCATCCAGTATGTCTTCCCACCCGGTGTCCAGGGG GCTGAACACCCAAACCCAGGAGTCCGGTATCCCGGCACCACACGGGTAGCCTACCTCCCAGACTGCCCCGAGGGCAACAAGGTGCTGACCCTGTTCCGAAAGGCATTCGACCAGCGTCTCACCTTCACTATTGGCACGTCCATGACCACGGGGAGACCGAACGTCATCACCTGGAACGACATCCACCACAAGACCAGCTGCACAGGGGGACCCCAGCT GTTTGGGTACCCAGACCCCACCTACCTGACCCGGGTGCAAGAGGAGCTGAGAGCCAAGGGTATCACAGATGACTGA